The Nitrospira sp. genome includes a region encoding these proteins:
- a CDS encoding CBS domain-containing protein translates to MTTLVRPGVPVGGFKTVGQIRATNRLVFRRDQNAMGIAVELLSTHTPGAPIVDEGGDFVGFISEFDILRALEAGKDLNCLKAEDVMAKERIAVTDETSVDEAVKLMEDKRLLSLPVRKNGKVTYSITRHDLLRAWIGLGVSIEDQAG, encoded by the coding sequence ATGACCACGTTGGTGAGGCCAGGAGTTCCTGTCGGAGGGTTCAAGACTGTCGGGCAGATACGTGCGACGAACCGGCTTGTGTTTCGTCGTGATCAGAATGCCATGGGAATTGCGGTTGAGCTGCTGAGCACCCACACGCCGGGTGCACCGATTGTCGACGAAGGGGGCGACTTTGTCGGCTTTATCAGCGAGTTCGATATTCTTCGGGCGCTGGAGGCGGGGAAGGATCTCAACTGTCTGAAGGCCGAAGATGTGATGGCCAAAGAGCGTATCGCCGTGACCGATGAGACGAGTGTCGATGAGGCGGTGAAGCTCATGGAGGATAAGCGGCTCCTGAGCCTACCGGTGAGAAAGAATGGGAAGGTTACGTACTCGATCACACGCCATGATCTCTTGAGGGCCTGGATTGGGCTGGGAGTGTCCATCGAAGATCAAGCTGGCTGA